The proteins below come from a single Erinaceus europaeus chromosome 20, mEriEur2.1, whole genome shotgun sequence genomic window:
- the LOC103111383 gene encoding olfactory receptor 8B12-like, translated as MAAANSSSVTEFILSGLTDQPGLQLPLFFLFLGFYLVTVVGNLGLITLIGLNARLHTPMYFFLFNLSLIDFSFSTTITPKMLESFISNKNFIQHAGCLTQFFFFCFFVISESFVLSAMAYDRYVAICKPLVYTTAMSPQVCLLLLLGVYGMGFSGALAHVGSVASLTFCAGNLVNHFMCDILPLLELSCNSTYVHELVVYIVVGIAIGVPIITIFISYALILSSILHIPSTEGKSKAFSTCSSHIIVVCLFFGSGAFMYLKPPSVFPLAQGKVSSLFYTIVVPMSNPLIYSLRNKDVKVSLRKTLGKIFS; from the coding sequence ATGGCTGCAGCTAACTCCTCCTCTGTGACCGAGTTCATCCTCTCAGGTTTGACAGACCAGCCGGGACTGCAGCTGCCCCTCTTCTTCCTGTTTCTAGGTTTCTACCTGGTCACTGTGGTGGGGAACCTGGGTCTGATCACACTCATTGGATTGAATGCTCGCCTGCACactcccatgtacttcttcctcttcAACCTCTCCTTAATTGATTTCAGTTTCTCTACCACCATCACCCccaaaatgctggagagttttATCTCAAACAAGAACTTCATCCAGCATGCAGGGTGTCTAACTCaattctttttcttctgcttttttgTTATCTCTGAGTCCTTTGTCCTGTCGgccatggcctatgaccgctatgtggccatctgtaaGCCATTGGTGTATACAACTGCCATGTCCCCCCAAGTCTGTCTACTCCTTCTGCTGGGTGTCTATGGGATGGGCTTTTCTGGGGCCTTGGCACATGTAGGAAGTGTAGCCAGTCTGACCTTCTGTGCTGGCAACCTTGTGAATCATTTCATGTGTGACATTCTTCCTCTCCTGGAGCTGTCCTGCAACAGCACTTATGTACATGAGCTGGTGGTCTACATAGTTGTGGGCATTGCCATTGGGGTGCCTATCATCACCATCTTCATCTCCTATGCTCTGATCCTCTCCAGCATCCTGCACATCCCTTCCACAGAGGGCAAGTCCAAGGCCTTCAGTACTTGCAGCTCCCACATCATTGTGGTGTGTCTGTTCTTTGGTTCAGGGGCTTTCATGTACCTGAAGCCACCTTCAGTTTTTCCCTTGGCCCAGGGGAAGGTGTCTTCCCTGTTCTATACCATCGTGGTGCCCATGTCAAACCCACTGATCTATAGTCTGAGGAACAAGGATGTGAAAGTGTCCCTGAGGAAAACCTTGGGGAAAATATTTTCTTGA